The genomic segment GGCACCATCGACGGCCTGAACGCCGACGCGTCCATCCACGGCATCCTCGTCCAGCTTCCCCTCCCGCCGCACCTGAACCCCAAGCCGGTGCTGGAGCGCATCCACCCCGCCAAGGACGTGGACGGCTTCCACCCGCTCAACGTGGGCCGCGCCTTCATCGCCGACCCGCGCGGCTTCGTGCCCGCGACGCCGGCGGGCATCATGGAGCTGATCCGCCGCGAGGAGGTGCCCACGCACGGCAAGCACGCGGTGATCGTGGGCCGCAGCCTCATCGTGAGCAAGCCGCTGATGTCGCTGCTGATGGCGCCGGGCCCGAACGCCTCGGTGACGCTCGTCCACCGCCACACGCCGGACATCTCCCCGTTCACGAAGATGGCGGACATCCTCGTGGTCGCCGTCGGCAAGCCGGGGCTGATCCGGCCGGAGATGGTGAAGCCCGGCGCGACGGTGATCGACGTCGGCGTCTCGCGCGTCGCCGACGAGTCGGACCCGCGCGGCTACCGCATCGAGGGCGACGTGGACTTCGCGGGCGTGAGCGAGGTCGCCGGCGCGATCACTCCCGTCCCCGGCGGCGTGGGGCCGATGACCATC from the Longimicrobiaceae bacterium genome contains:
- a CDS encoding bifunctional 5,10-methylenetetrahydrofolate dehydrogenase/5,10-methenyltetrahydrofolate cyclohydrolase; this translates as MARIIDGTAISREIRAEVAAEVAQLRAAGVVPGLAVVLVGSDPASEVYVGSKARACREAGMHDRTLKLPADVTAEELYGTIDGLNADASIHGILVQLPLPPHLNPKPVLERIHPAKDVDGFHPLNVGRAFIADPRGFVPATPAGIMELIRREEVPTHGKHAVIVGRSLIVSKPLMSLLMAPGPNASVTLVHRHTPDISPFTKMADILVVAVGKPGLIRPEMVKPGATVIDVGVSRVADESDPRGYRIEGDVDFAGVSEVAGAITPVPGGVGPMTIAMLLRNTVQAARRAAARAQRRAPRRRRAS